Below is a genomic region from Granulicella sp. L56.
TCTCGATCACCGAGACGCGGAGCTTCCTCGAGCAGTTCCCCGCGATCTCCGTGGTGGAGGTGGACCATTAATACGAGAATCACACTTCCAGGGATTAATACCCGAATCCCAAGCTTCCGAACAGCGGCTCCCCGGCTGGCCCTCGCCGCCGCATCCACGCTGTTGCTGTTTGCTGGCATCGGCTGCCGCCAGGACATGCACGACGAGCCGAAGTTCTTCCCTCAGCGAGGTACCGACTTCTACGCTGATGGCCGCTCCGCACGTCCTCAGGTAGAAAATACCGTGGCCCGCAACCAGCTCCACGCCGATACTTACTTCTATACAGGCTTCGTCAACGGCAAGGAGGGCGAGGGCCTGCCCTTTCCCGTCACCATGAAGGTGCTTGAGCGCGGACAGGAGCGCTACAACGTCTATTGCACGCCGTGTCACTCACGCGTGGGCAATGGCCGGGGCATGATCGTCGACCGGGGCTATGCGCACGCTGGTGATTACCACACGGCACGGCTCGAGACCGCGCCGCTGGGCCACTTTTTCAACGTCATCACGAACGGCTATGGAGCCATGCCGGACTATGCCGCGCAGATTGCGCCGGTCGATCGCTGGGCCATTGTGGCCTATATCAAGGCGCTGCAGTTGAGCCAGAAGGCGACCCAGGCCGATGTTCCCGCCGGTTCCCAGGTGCAGCCGCTCTCAAGCGTCGCCGAGAGCGAGGGACTGCCCGCGAACTTTGCCCAGCAGTGGACGCTGCCGCCGACCGCCGTCAACGGCACGCCTGACGACCAGCCCTTCGTTCTTCCTACGACACCGCCCAACGCAGCCTCCGGATCGGGAGCGCCTGTTGCCTCCCGCTCCGCCACAGTCAAGACTCCGGCCGCCGCGCCTGCCGGAAAAACCGCAGCAAAGCAGTAATCTCGGAAGCTTCCGAACGAAGGCTTGAAACGCATGTCATCTGGACACGAACATACCGGACACGAGCATCACGGAGAAGCCGGCGGACACCACGCCCATCATGGCCCGCTTCCGCTTCCTGCATCGCTTGCCACGCCGGAGATTGTCACCGCGTGGCGGACCCGGCTGCTGGTTATCGCGGTGGTTGCCACGCTGGTCTCCGTGCTCTTTGCCTTCACTCACGAAGGCCGCAACCACCTGCTGCGCGCCTACCTGATGGGCTTTATGACCTGCTTCGGCTTCGCTGGCGGCGGTCTGGTGGTGCTGATGCTGCAGCATGTGACCGGCGGCAAGTGGGGACTCCTGCTGCGGCGTCCGCTCGAGGCCATGAGCCGCACCCTGTGGCTGGTCGCGCTGATGTTCATTCCCATCGCCATCTTCATGAAGCACCTGTACCAGTGGGCCACCTATCCTAATCCCGCCGCCGTGGCCGATGCGTTGCAGCATCATTGGGTCACGCTCGAACAGGCGATGACGATCAACGACAAGCACGCTATGCTGAATCCGGTCAGTGTGATCGTCCAGACCATCATCATCTTCGGCATTTTGTTGACGCTCACCTACTTCATCAACAAGTGGTCGCTGCAATGCGATGCTGATCCTCTGCGCAATACCCAGGCGAGCTACGACCGCTGGCGCACCAAGTTCGAAAATCTCTGCGGCCCCGGCATCTTCATCTATGTCGTCCTGCTCACCGCGGGTTCGATTGACTGGATTAAGTCGCTCGACGTGACCTGGTACTCCTCGATCTACGGCCTCCAGTTCCTCGTCGGTCAGGGCTATGCTGTTCTCGCGCTGGGCGTGCTGACCGTCATCCTGCTCTCGAAGGTCGAGCCGATCAAGACCCTGCTGCGCGTGACCGAACAGCACGACCTGGGCAAGCTCATGCTCGCCTTCGTCATGTTGAACATCTATCTGAGCTTTGCCGAGTTCCTCATCATCTGGTCCGGCAACATCCCCGACGAGATTCCCTGGTATCTGCACCGCATCAATGGCGGCTGGTGGACGATCTGCACGCTCGACTTCATCGCCCACTGGCTGATTCCCTTCTGCCTGCTGCTCTCGCGCGATCTCAAGCGGAACAAGCGCAAGATGGTCTGGCTCTGCGGCTGGATGATCTTCGCGCGCTGCGTCGACATGTTCTGGCTGATTGAGCCGAATTTCGCCGACGCCGCCGGCAACCTGCACCTCCATAACAACATTGGAATTTTGGCTTACATTACGGTGCCGGTCGCGGTGCTTGCTGTCTGGGGAGCCTATTACCTGACGGCGTTGAAGGCCCGCCCCATCATGAACCTGAACGATCCGCACCTGGAAGAGATGCTGGAGCCCGAACATGCCCACTAACGACCACGATCTGCATCAACCCGGTGAGCCCGACATCAAGGGACACACCTCCGAATCGCCCGGCTACGAGACCACCGACGTTAATGTCAATGGCGTGCTCGTCTTCCTCGCTGGCCTCGGCGGGTTCCTCATCGTCTTCTTTGTCTTCTGCTTTGTCATGGGCCGGGTCATCAACGGCGCCATCCAGAAGGCCGACGGTCCAACGACCAAGTGGAACCATACCTCGGATTTCGCCGGTGCTGCGCTCAATGGCGGCAAGCGGCAGGACCTTACCAGCGATCCGGTGATGGAGCAGAAGCAGCTGCAGCAGTTGACGGCGACCTTCCCCACGCCCCGCCTCGATATCGACGATGGTGAACAGTCCACTGCCGATCTCCATGCTCGTGAGGACCTGCTGCTGAACTACTACAGCACCTCTCCTGGCGAGGGCAGCAACATTCGTATTCCCATCACGCGCGCTATGGAGCTGATCGCCCAGCGCGGACTTCCTGTTAATACCTCGACCGCGGCTACGGAGCCGCTGATGGCAGGCGACGAGAAGCCGGAGATTCAGGCACCGCTGACGACAGGATTCGCCCGCACCGGCTATGAGCTTGACACCATTGAAGCTCGCGCCGAAAAGATGGCGTACGGCAAGGCCGAGAGCGAAGCGCACCCTGATCGCGCCCACTAACTGGACCAGTACAAGGCATAGCATAGAAGTAGAAGAAGAATCGAAGACGACATGATGAACAGGCGGACAATACGAGGCGGTTGGCAGGCAGCGGTTCTTGGCTGCGTCCTGCTTGTGTGCGCGCCATTGTTCGCCCAGGTCTCCGGCTATGGCGACAAGCAGGAGGGCCAGAACGTCGGCGACGAGCTGCCCCAGGTGTTGCAGAAGGTCGGCATCGCCCAGCATCTCAATCAGCCGCTGCCGCTCGATGCGCAGTTTGTGGACGATACCGGTAAGACGGTTCGGCTGGGCGACTACTTCGGCAAAAAGCCTGCGGTTCTTTCGCTGGTCTACTACAACTGCCCCATGCTCTGCTCGGAAGAGCTGGACGGTTTGACCAGTGCGCTGATGATGGTGCATCTGACGCCGGGTAAAGACTTCAACGTCGTCGTGATCAGCATTGACCCGAGCGAGACGCCGCAGATCGCCGCGAAGAAGAAGGCGCTCTACGTCAAGCGCTATGGCCGTCCTGAGACTGCTGCGGGTTGGCACTTCCTGACCGGCGAACGACCAGCGATTGATGAGGTGAGCAAGGCGGTTGGCTTTGGCTATGTCCGTGTCCCAGGGCCGGACGGCAAGCTCACCCAGTTTGCCCACGCCAGCTCGATCCAGATTGTCACGACCAACGGCAAGCTCGCACAGTACTATCTCGGCGTCGAATATTCGCCCAAGGACATCCTCCTCGGGCTGATTGAGGCTTCCGGAAACAAGATTGGCTCGCCTGTCGCAAACATTCTGACCTACTGCTATCACTATGACCCGGAGCGGAACAAGCACTCGCTTATTGTTGCCCGCGTGGTGCAGTTGGGCGGCATGGTCACCGTGGCATGGCTGGGTGGCTTTATGTTCCTGATGTTTCGCAGAGATCTACGGCTTTCGCGCGACCACGACCTGACTAAGAAAGAGAATGGATAAAGGGTAACGATGCATATCAGTCCAGTCCTGTGGCAATTTTTGGTGAAATGGCTCAACGCTTCCGCGCTCTTTCCGCGCGAGGCGTCGACGATCGCCCCCTACGCCGACGCGCTCTACTTCTTCCTGCTGTTGATCACGGTCGTCGGCCTTACTGTTGTCGGCGTGCTCGTCTTCGGCTTCGCCATCCGCTACCGTAAGGAAAAGCATCCGGTGGCCGTCCAGGTAGAGGGCTCCACGCTGCTCGAAGCAACGTGGACCATCATTCCGCTGGCGCTGTTCCTTATCTGCTTCGTCTGGGGCGCGCTGCTCTACTTCCGTATCTATAATCCGCCGACCAATGCCATGAACATCTATGTCGTCGGCAAGCAGTGGATGTGGAAGGCCGAGCATCAGGGTGGACAGCACGAAATCAATGCGCTGCACGTTCCTATTGGGCGGCCCGTTCAGTTGACGATGATTTCGCAGGACGTCTTCCATAGCTTCTCCGTCCCCGACTTCCGCATCAAGCGCGAGGTCATCCCCGGGCGCTACTCGACGGTATGGTTTCAGGCAACCACGCCGGGCACCTATCACCTCTTCTGCACGCAGTATTGCGGCACCAACCACTCCCAGATGATCGGCGAAGTCACGGCGATGACTCCGGACGACTTCCAGAAGTGGCTGCAGGAATCGACCAGCGGCATGTCGCTTGCTCAAAACGGAGAACGCCTGTTTGCCAGCATGGGTTGCAACGCGTGCCATACCGGCACCGCAGGATCGCGCGGGCCAAATCTGGCCGGAGTCTACGGATCGAAGCTGCAACTCACCAATGGCTCCGAGGTGCTGGTTAACGATGCGTACCTGCGTGAC
It encodes:
- a CDS encoding cytochrome c — its product is MLFAGIGCRQDMHDEPKFFPQRGTDFYADGRSARPQVENTVARNQLHADTYFYTGFVNGKEGEGLPFPVTMKVLERGQERYNVYCTPCHSRVGNGRGMIVDRGYAHAGDYHTARLETAPLGHFFNVITNGYGAMPDYAAQIAPVDRWAIVAYIKALQLSQKATQADVPAGSQVQPLSSVAESEGLPANFAQQWTLPPTAVNGTPDDQPFVLPTTPPNAASGSGAPVASRSATVKTPAAAPAGKTAAKQ
- a CDS encoding SCO family protein — translated: MMNRRTIRGGWQAAVLGCVLLVCAPLFAQVSGYGDKQEGQNVGDELPQVLQKVGIAQHLNQPLPLDAQFVDDTGKTVRLGDYFGKKPAVLSLVYYNCPMLCSEELDGLTSALMMVHLTPGKDFNVVVISIDPSETPQIAAKKKALYVKRYGRPETAAGWHFLTGERPAIDEVSKAVGFGYVRVPGPDGKLTQFAHASSIQIVTTNGKLAQYYLGVEYSPKDILLGLIEASGNKIGSPVANILTYCYHYDPERNKHSLIVARVVQLGGMVTVAWLGGFMFLMFRRDLRLSRDHDLTKKENG
- the coxB gene encoding cytochrome c oxidase subunit II; protein product: MHISPVLWQFLVKWLNASALFPREASTIAPYADALYFFLLLITVVGLTVVGVLVFGFAIRYRKEKHPVAVQVEGSTLLEATWTIIPLALFLICFVWGALLYFRIYNPPTNAMNIYVVGKQWMWKAEHQGGQHEINALHVPIGRPVQLTMISQDVFHSFSVPDFRIKREVIPGRYSTVWFQATTPGTYHLFCTQYCGTNHSQMIGEVTAMTPDDFQKWLQESTSGMSLAQNGERLFASMGCNACHTGTAGSRGPNLAGVYGSKLQLTNGSEVLVNDAYLRDAILNPSEHVTAGYAPIMPTYQGQVSEDGLIDLVEYIKGLQSNYRIQQTLVTSQSDQTAPTTPAGVKP